One genomic segment of Paenibacillus xylanexedens includes these proteins:
- a CDS encoding FecCD family ABC transporter permease: MKYVVGTKGVTRIQHPGLPHRPSNSRKSAVTVGLTFLSAIAILLLSMFVAISLGAKGLTLETVWAAIFQYNPALTPHQIIHELRLPRVLAAVIIGAAFAVAGALMQGITRNPLADTGILGINAGATFVVALSFAFWPGLPYGWIMFLSFVGAVLGTLLIFLLGMAAPGGLNSIRLTVAGAVIAAMLTSLSTGVAIYFDLSQDLAFWYAGGFGGIEWRHLKLILPVLLVTLVLIMPLARRVSLMSLGEEVAINLGINLRWTRFLALAAVVVLAGVSVSAVGSIGFVGLVIPHISRKLVGVDYRLIIPMSSLLGAILLVLADLGSRIVNPPEELAVGIMVAFVGVPFFLYLARKERRAL; encoded by the coding sequence ATGAAATACGTTGTTGGTACCAAAGGAGTGACCCGTATTCAACATCCGGGACTGCCACATCGTCCGTCTAATTCAAGAAAATCTGCAGTGACCGTTGGGCTGACGTTTTTGTCTGCCATAGCCATACTGCTGCTAAGTATGTTTGTCGCAATCTCTTTAGGTGCCAAAGGGTTAACGCTGGAAACCGTATGGGCTGCCATATTTCAGTACAACCCAGCTTTGACACCACACCAGATTATTCATGAGCTGCGGCTGCCTCGTGTCCTTGCCGCAGTTATTATCGGCGCTGCCTTTGCCGTTGCAGGAGCTTTAATGCAAGGCATTACGCGTAATCCGCTGGCAGACACGGGCATTCTGGGCATTAATGCTGGAGCCACTTTTGTCGTAGCACTGAGCTTTGCCTTTTGGCCCGGACTGCCATACGGCTGGATTATGTTTTTATCATTCGTGGGAGCTGTTCTGGGCACACTGCTTATCTTCCTGCTTGGAATGGCAGCACCTGGTGGTCTGAATTCCATCAGACTGACCGTTGCCGGAGCGGTTATTGCAGCCATGTTAACCTCGCTCAGCACAGGTGTTGCCATTTATTTTGACCTGAGTCAGGATCTGGCCTTCTGGTATGCGGGAGGTTTTGGCGGAATAGAATGGCGGCATCTGAAGTTAATCCTTCCCGTGCTGCTCGTGACGCTGGTACTGATCATGCCACTCGCCCGGCGTGTATCCCTTATGTCACTCGGTGAAGAAGTAGCGATTAATCTCGGGATTAACTTGCGCTGGACGAGGTTTCTCGCCCTCGCAGCGGTTGTTGTGCTGGCTGGTGTGTCCGTGTCGGCAGTAGGCTCGATTGGATTTGTCGGACTTGTCATCCCTCATATCTCACGCAAACTGGTGGGTGTGGATTATCGACTCATCATTCCGATGTCTTCTCTGCTTGGAGCGATATTACTGGTGCTCGCTGATCTGGGCTCACGCATCGTGAACCCGCCCGAGGAGCTCGCGGTAGGCATTATGGTCGCTTTTGTCGGTGTACCTTTCTTCCTCTATCTGGCCCGTAAAGAAAGGAGGGCCTTGTAG